In Candidatus Nitrosotalea sinensis, the sequence TGTCCCGAGCCGATAACTGTAACTAAAAACATTCTTGTAATGAAATTTGTGGGCATCAATGGGGTTCCAGCCCCAACGCTTGTTGAATCAGAGGTGGATTATTCTGATTATGAAAAGACCCTATTGATAATTTCTGATCTTTACAAAAAAGCAGAACTTGTCCATGCAGATCTTTCCGAGTATAATATTTTCAAGACAGAAGATGGACCAATAGTTTTTGATTTTGGTTCTGCTGTGGACATTAGACATCCAAAAACAAGGGAGTTTCTTGAAAGAGATATTAGTAATGTTACAAGATTCTTTGTTAAGAGAGGACTTACTGTGGACAATCCAATTGATGTATTTGAGAGGGTTACAAGATGATCTTTGAAAAAACTATACTTATTCCACTTGATCGTGTAGGTGTATTGATTGGCAAAGCAGGTAAAGTAAAAGCCAAGATAGAAAAAATTTGTTCTGTATCTTTGTCCATTGATGGCCAGACCGGCGAGACAGTCATAAGGGGAGTTGGAGACGTTGAAAATATAATGCCGTTCAAGGCCGAAGAGATAGTGATGGCAATAGGTAGGGGATTTTCAGCAGAAAATGCAATGAGCCTCGTACAAGAAGAGACTTCATTACATATTGTAGATTTGAGACAATTTGCTGGAAGATCCTCAGCACAGGTTGAGAGGATTAAAAGCAGAATAATAGGAGAGGGTGGCCGGGTTCGAAAAAATATCGAGGACCTAAGTGGGGCAAAAATCTCTGTCTATGGCAGAACTGTAGCAATCATAGGGGATGGCACTCAGCTCAAGTCTGCTGTAAATGCAATAACTTCTATCTCAAGTGGCAGCACTCATGGCAAAGTCTACAATGATCTCCAAGAATCACGCCGAAGGCAAAAACTAGACAGACTTCAACTTTGGGAGGGTGGAAACATACTTGAGTAAAGAGACCTTCAGCCAAATATCACCAAGTGAATTCTTTTACAGAAACAGAGACCTTGCAGGGTTTAGCAATCCTACAAGATCACTTTACACATCTGTTAGAGAATTTGTGGAAAATGCACTTGATGCATGTGATCAAAAAAAGATACTTCCTGATATTCATTTATCCATAAAGGCAGTTGATCCTGAAAAAGCAGATCCAAAACATTACATCCTTACAGTAAAAGATAATGGACCTGGAATAGACCCAGAACACATCCCACTTGCATTTGGAACCGTACTCTATGGTTCCAAGTTTGGATTAAAACAGGCAAGAGGAATGTTTGGTCTTGGTGCTACGATGGCAATATTGTACGGTCAAATCACTACAAACAAACCGGTCACTGTGAAGAGCTGCTCTGATAACAAGACACTTGATGAGTTTGTAATGTTGCTTGACATTCAAAAAAATAAACCTGTCATACAAAAACATACCACAAAAGAAGCTACAAAAACAGGACTGAGTGTAAGCATTGTACTTGAAGGAGACTATTCCAAGGCAGGATCAAAAATCCGGGACTATGTGTACCAAACTTCACTTATCACACCTTATGCTTCTATAACTTTTGAAGATCCTGGAGGAGAAAAGTTCCATTATGCAAGAATTGTCAAGGACATGCCGCGTCCCCCAACTGTAATCAAACCTCATCCGCATGGCATTGATGTTGAAACAATTCGCAGAATGATATCTGAGACGCATTATGAAATTCCTGCACTTGACAACAAGATGATAGACAAAGTCAAAAAAGAACTTGGATTGAAGAAAAATCTCTCAAACAAAGAAATCATGGAAAAGGCACAAAAGAGATGGTCTGACCTGTCAAGGCCTGTAAGGACAATAATGGCTGCCATGTCGTTCCTAAATGTTGACTTTGAGGGACTACAAAAAATACGAATAGACGACCTTGATATTGCAAATAAAACACTGACATACTGGGACTTTGGGCAATCACAGTCTCATGCGGTAGAACTTGACCCCGAGAGCCCATACTACAAGCAACTTGCAAATACTGTTCAAGGTGATACACTTCTTACATTTCTTACAAAGAGGTTCCAAAGGGTAGGGCCTACCACCGCAGAAAAATTCTGCGAGTTTGCAAAATTCAAGCCAGAGCGAAGAATTGGAAGCATGACAAACGAGGAACTGGTAAAACTTGCAGATGCACTACAGAAATTTGAAGAGTTTCTCGCGCCAGACCCAAGTTGCCTTGCACCACTTGGAGAAGAGCCGCTCTCAAAAGGAATAATGAAGTTCTTCAATCCTGAATTTGCTGCAGTGTGGCAGAGAAACGCATCTGCATATTCTGGGTTTCCGTTTATTGTTGAGATGGGAATTGCATATGGTGGAGATATTCCTCCAAATGGCCTTAAGGTTTACAGATTTGCAAACCGTATACCGCTATTGTATGATGAGGGAAGTGATGTGGTGCTCAAGATAGTAAATGAAACAGAGTGGGCCAGATACAAGATAAAAGGAGATCCTCCGCTTGTAATTGTATCACATATTTGTTCAACAAGAATCCCGTACAAGACTGTGGGAAAAGAAAATGTGGCAGACAGACCAGAACTTGAAAGGGAATTGAAAAATGCATTACAATATCTTGCAAGAAAGTTGGCAGTACACATGTCAAGACAAGGAGCAGCTGACATGGCAAAGAAGAGGGCAAATCTTTACTCAAAATATGTACCACTTATTGCCCAGTTTGCAACAGAACTTGCTGGCAAGAAAAAAGAACCAAATTATAAACAACTGATAAGGATGGGTAGTGAGATTGAAGAACAAGTCTAGCACAAAAACAGCAGAGGCAAGAAAGAAACGCTTGCTATCATTGCTTGAGCAGCAGGGAATGAGCATTTATGATCATCTTGACAAGGGCCAGTTCCCGCAATTTGTCATTCCAAGTAGGTCTGTAAGCAACATTGTATATGATAAAAAAATACGACAATACATACTTGGAAGTGCAAGCGCCGTACGCAGCTCAAGAAACATGTCTCAGTTGCGTTCGTACACACAACTTGCATGGCTTGCATTTTTTGTAAATAGGCTTGTGCGAGAGGGAAAATCATCTACATTGAGAGATATCTATTATTCATCACAGGCTTTTAGCATAGACTTTGAGGACCAGCCAGAGTCTGATAATATTATAGTGGATTTGGAGGCAGTCTTGACCAGTCCTCGTGAGGAGTTCCATATCTTTCCAGAAGAAAGAAGCAGTGTGTTTGGAGATCTTACAATAGAGTATACCGTTCCAGGATATGAAGGAAAGAGGATGAATCTTTCTGATCATCCTGATGGATATTTGATAGGACCGAGTTTGAGCAGTGCTGAACTGGTAGATACCAGTGCAGAGCTTGTCATTGCAATAGAGAAGGGTGGTCTTTTTACAAGATTTGTTGAAGAAAAAGTTCATCAAAAATTCAAGGCAATCATTGTAGATACTGCAGGACAAGCTCCAAGGTCAACAAGAAACTTGTTACGAAGACTCAACTCTGAAATGGGATTGCCAGTTGTCATACTTGCAGACGGAGATGTGTATGGTGAACACATTGCAATGGTAATCAAGTCAGGTTCTGCAAATGCTGCGCACCTCAGAGAACTTACTGTACCTGATGCCAAGTGGCTTGGTGTCTGGGCAACTGACATTGAAAAATACAAACTTCCAACAATACCGATGACTGAATCTGACATTAAGAGAATCTATGATTTGCAAAAAGATCCAAGATATCAGGAAGGAAACTGGAAGAAACAGCTGGATGTATTCTTGAAACTAAAAAGAAAGGCAGAGCTTGAGGCCTTCTCAAAATATGGATTGACAAACATTACTGACAAGTATCTTCCTGCAAAACTTGAAGAATCAAAGAGTCTCTAGCTTTCTAATCTTTAGTGTTAGTACGCCGTTTCTGTATTTGAAATCGTAAATTCCCATATCTGGAGTTGATTCTATTGGTACTTCTTTTGAAAAGTGACCAGAGCCTCGTATGTATAGGATTCCCTCAATCAATCTGACTGTTACCTGGTCTTCAGGACCTGGTACCTCTGCTACAAAGATTATCTCTCTTTCTCCCTTGATGAGGTCGTAAACCCAGTTCTTGGTATCTACTTCCTTTGGCGTATACTGTGGGACGCTATTTTCTATAGTCATCTTCTTGAGCACTCTGACCCAGTAAATCATGGTTGCAGCAGCCACACCAATTAAGATAAAGCTGACATATCCTTGAGATGATCTAAGTGAGAGCATGTATACTACTCCAAGGAAAAGCAGAACCATTAATGGAATGATAAAATCAAGAGACTTGTCATTAGAGTATCTGCTTTTGTAGCTTGCCAAAGATATTCTGTATCTTTTAACGATGCTCCAAATATAAACACTCGTAGAATTTTCATCAAATAATTTGTTGTATCTTCAATGATTACTTGGGATTAGGTTGTTTCCCATCTTTTGAAGAGCTCATGCTCTATTCCGAATTGATCCAGACACTTGCCTACTACATGATTTACGATATCATCAATGCTTTTTGGTTTGTTGTAAAAGCCTGGCATTGCGGGCAATATTGTGACACCTATCTTGGATAGTTTTAGCATGTTTTCAAGATGGATGCTTGTAAGTGGAGTCTCTCTTGGAACAAGGACAAGCTTGCGGGACTCTTTCATTGTAACACCTGCTGCACGTGCAACAAGTGTCTCTTCATATCCGTTTGCAATACTGGAAAGTGTCTTCATAGTGCAAGGAATTACAATCATTCCGTCTGTCTTGTGGGTTCCACTTGAAACACTTGCAGCCATGTTGGAATCATCTGAATAATGACTTGCAAGTGATTTTACGTATTTTAGATCATAATCAGTCTCAAGTACCAGACATTTTTTTGCCCACTCGGTCATGATGAGGTGAACATCAACATTGCATTTTTTGAGAACTTCTAACATTCTTACGCCATATAGGATTCCGGAACTTCCTGTCAATCCTATGATTAATCTCATGATAAAATTGCTCAAGTTCCATATTTAATTTCTCCTTGGTATTTTGGCATGTTTATTTATGGCATTTTCAAGATTGATACCTGATGAGTGTAAATATTGATACAATTGAGGAGAATCTTGTCTCAGAACTTCGACTCTCGCCTCTCCAGTCCAAGATCTATGTCTTGGTTGTAAAAAAAGGCAAAATGTCTGCGTCTGCCATGGCAAAAGAGATTGGTGTGTCAGAAACAGAAGCTCAACAGGTGGCAACAAGTCTTGTCCAAAATGGTGGGTTTATCGATATAACCGAAACAGAGTTTGAGTCAATGCATCCAAGGTTTGCAGTTGTTAACATGTATCGAAGAATGTGTCAGCGAGAAAATATTCCATTTAAGAAGAATCTTTTGGTTGACAACATGTCGATTGTTTTGGAAAAACCGTATGATGATGCAAGGACTAAATATAACCGATAATGGAGGAGGAAACATGTCTGTAGACGAAGAGTCTTCTTGTAAACATGAAATAGTATACTTTGGGGTAACCAACATAAATTATGAAAGAAGGACTATTGGATCTGTTGACACATGGAGATGTGCCAAGTGCAAGAAAATTTTCTGTGAAGAAAAACAACTTGGAATAGATAGCATTGTGGATTACATTGGAATGCCAAAAATATCTGCAGATCAAAAATGGGCTGTACTGTTATGCAATCTCAAAAAACACAAGGACAAGTGGAAACTGGTCAGAATAAAAAAAGATGATGAAATACAACATGAATGTGTTGATGAAAAAGTGATTAAACTAAAAATAAAGGACTTTAAGGTAGACGACGATAAACATTGGAACTTTCTTATCGAAAACTCAATTAACAAAGCAGTAGAGATCTAAGTCTCACATGGACATCCAAGTTCATATCAATAATGTAAGGGGAAGCCAGATAGCAGCCAAGATAACTGGAACATTTACTGTAGATGATTACCAGTTCAAGTTCAACGCAATTGCTTTTGGAAGAATAGGTGGACACAACATTGGTGCCAAGATATCAAAGACTGTGGAAAAGGATCTCGTAAAGCTTGGATACGATGTTGATAAGGTCATTGACGAGTTGCAACAAAAACTGGTTCGTGGAGATATAACACTGCCAGAAGGACTAGAAAAGGAAACTTTTGCAGACGACTAGAACTGGGCTTCTTCAAATGCCTTGTGGCATGAGCAACCACGTTGTTGTGGTATCTCATCAAAGAGCATTGATAGTATGTTCTTGGTGGTTCCGACATTTTTAGATAGGGTCTCAAGTACCTCTCTTGCTGTAACTGGTTTGTCTGCCCATACGTCATAGTCTGTTACTGTGGAAATTGATACATAGCACATCTGTGCTTCTCTTGCAAGCTGGCATTCTGGAACCAGGGTCATTCCTATAATGTCTGCTCCTATTACATTTTTGTAAAACTTTGACTCGGCTCTTGTGGAAAATCTGGGACCTTCAATGCAGATGTATGTGGCATCTTTGTGTATTGGGAGATTCATTTTCTTTGTAACTTTTGATATGACGCCTTGAAGCTCAGGGCAGAATGGGTCTGCTACTGATATGTGAATTACTTTGTTGTCTTCGTATAGTGTGTACTTTCTTGATTTTGTAAAATCAATAAATTGTGATGGTATTACTACATCTCCTGGCTTGAGCTCCTCTTTTAGACTTCCTACTGCAGATGGTGCAATTATTCTCTTGATGCCCATCTCCTTGAATGCCCAAATGTTTGCTCTAAAGTTTATGAGGTGTGGAGGGATGGTGTGTTTTTTTCCATGTCTTGGCATGAATGCAACCTTTCTTCCCTTGTAGATTCCAACTGTTATGGAATCTGATGTCTTTCCAAATGGGGTGTCTATTGTAATTTCTTTACTCTCTGTGAGAAGTCCTGAATCGTATATTCCAGTTCCGCCAAAAATTCCAATCTCTGCTTGTTCTGTCAATATTTCACCAGCGCGTTATACTTGTAATCCTTGATTGCTTTAGATCCTTTCAGATCAGTTAATTCTATGATAAACACAAAACCTGATACTTGACCTCCTACTTTTTCAACTAGTTTTGCTGCTGCCTTTGCAGTTCCTCCAGTTGCAAGCAAATCGTCACAAATGTACACCTTTTGGCCTTTCTTTAGTGCATTGGCCTGTATCTCCATTACTGCTGTTCCGTATTCTATATTGTATGATACCTTGTGAGTAACACCGGGGAGTTTTCCTTGCTTTCTAATCATTATCATTCCCTTGTTGTACCTGAGCGCAAGTGCACATGCAAGCGGGAATCCTCTTGATTCAATTCCTGCAAAGACATCTACTTCACTTGGATGTATTACCTTTGCAAGCTCATCAACTACAAGTGATAGTGCTGCTGGATCTCTTAGAACAGGACTGATGTCTCTGAAAAGAATTCCTTTCTTTGGAAAGTCAGGTATCTCGGCAATGATGTCTTTTAGATTCACAAAACGTTCTCAAGTGGTGGCTGTAAAAAATATTACTAAATTTACTGGATTGTTACTCCAATTGTTGCCTTGCCTGTAATTGACGTGGCAGTAATGGTGTATTGACCTGGGTTTACATTGCGTGGGACTTGCCAAATTGTAGTGTAATCCCCTCTGTTTGTTGATGATGTGGGCAAGCTGTCTACGTTGGTGCTGTTACTACCTATTGTGACTGTTACTGGTGTTGTAATGCCGGCATCAGTTCCTGAGATTGTTATCAGGTCTCCCCTAGAGTATATTCCAGAGAGTCTGTCAAGATGAACTGTAATTCCTTGAGTGCTTGATTTTACAACAAGTTGCATAGCTGTATGGCTTACACCGCTGGATGCATCAAGCTTCCATGTTCCTGGTGTTGACACTGATGGTATCTTGAAATCAAATGATGAAAAGTGTCCTGTCTTGTCAGAGAATGTCTGTATTGACTTGATTATCAGTCCGTTGGGATCAGTCAAAGATAACTGGAGAAGGCTGTTTGCGTTGGCAGTTCCTATGATTATGATGTTATCGCCTGGCATGTATGAATCTTTTACTGTACTAAGTGTGATCTTTCCTGGTCCTACTGCTAGACCTACTGCAAATTCTTTTTCTATCTTTTCTTCTGCATGTGAAACTACGGCTGAATAAATTCCAGGAGTGTATGATGTCAAGTTAAATGAATATGTTGCCTGACCATCTGTTCCTAAGTTGATAATGTCTGCAAACTTTTGTTTGTCAGATGGATCTACTATGACAAGGTTTAGTGTTGATGACTGTGGGCCTGTCACTCTGATTACTGGCTTGTCTGTGTTTTGGTAACTAAGCTTGTCAAGTGTTGCAGTGATTGGATATGATGGGTCTTCGCCTATTCCAACAAACAAGACCACGGTATCACTTCCTTGTGATACATTGATTGTGTAGGTTCCCTTTATTGCAGAGTCTGGTATCTTGTATGTTGCAGAGACTGTGCCACTTGATGTAACATTTGCATCCTTTGAGTACACCTGCTGACCTGTAGGATCAGATATGGTGAAATCTACTGGTTGATTTGATATTGATGTGCCATTTATGACAAGTGTCTGTCCTGTTTCGTATCTTTGTGCAGTTGTAGACACTACAACACTATGAGTTGAGACAATGCTGTATTGTTTAGTAACTTGGTTTTTTCCATCTGATGCAGTAACTGAATACTTGCCAAACTCTCTGTCAATTGGAACACTGTCTTGCATAGAATATTGACCGCTCTTGTCGGCTTGTACTGCTGACGTTGTTATTGGATTTCCTTTGGAATCATATAGTGTTAGAGTTACCGTAGTGCCAGCTGTTGCAGTACCGGAGATTGTCTTGGTATCACCTCTGTGATATATTGGATCTATGTTCAATGTGAGTGGAATTTCTACAACGCTTCCATGATTGCCCTTTGCTGGTGCTCTGATGTTTGTAGAAAATGATTTCTGGTTGCCTTGCTGATCTTTTAGAACAAAATTGATGGCGCCTTGCTGTTCTGATCCTGGAAGAACTACAGTTGTAACAAAGTTTCCTTTGTCATTTGATGAAAATGAGTCAATCTTGTCGCTGCCTGCATATAGGTCAAGACTTGCTGATGATGAAAAACCATAACCAAGTACGCGAATGTGTGATCCTGGTGCTGGGGTTGCGGGAATTATTCTAAACACTGATGAATCTAGGATGCCATTTGGTGGAGGCGGAGGTTGGGTTGTAGTCTGGGTTTGCTGTTGTGTTTGTGTACTTCCCTGATTGTTTTCTCCTTGATTGCCAGTTTGCTGTTGTGTTTGTGTACTTCCTTGGTTATTTTCAGACTGTTGTGCTCCAATCTGTCCTGTCTCTCTGTCTTGGCCGTTTGCATCTGATGACTTCCAAGTCAGTACTGGTGACTGCTGATCTGTTTTGATTTCAATTGATAGTGTATCTCCTGGCTTGAGTGGATTTGTTGCACTAAATGCCAATGTGTTTGGTGACATTTTGTTGCCATTCCATCCGTCTACCTTGTATGACTTGAATACTCCATCTCCGTTTATCTGTAAACTAAATGAAACAATGTCTGCTGTATTGCTTGGACTGTTGGTTATTGACAAAACAGTTTTTCCATTATCTGTGTTTGCGGTAACTGTGACAAATGATGGTGCTGCATATGATTGATGAATGCTTGATGCTGCAAATATGCTAGCAACAATTAATGTGAAAATAATTGCCGATTTTAATAACACGTTACTCATCAACCTGAAAACCTTTCTCTCAATTAAATCTTAATAAGAAATCATACTTTTTTTCTTACGCCTTGATATGATTCATGAGTAAAGTTCTAATGCTGAATATTTTTTGTCGGTCCTAGTGTTTGAAGATGTTTGTATTGCCCAAGTTTTGATTCTGTCGTATCCTCTCAGCAATCAATCTGTATAATGACCTGAATTGGTCCTTTGTCTTGTCTGACAAAAAGTCTGTCTCATCCAATACTATCTTCTCACAAATGTATCTGCAAATGTCTTCTCTGTCAAATGTATCCCATCCCAAGTGTTGATTCTCTTTCCAGATTTCATTTAGGTTGTCAATTATGCTCTTTTTGCCCTTGCTTGCTACTTGATCCTTGGTAAGTGTCGTATATCCTTCTTTTCTTAGCTTGACTTCGTAGGTCTGGTTTACTGCATACAGGTAATCTTCATCTATTAGAAGATCTTCGATGTAGAGTTTTGGCTGTCCTGCAAGCTCAAAGAAGACCATCTGTACTGATTTGAATTCATTTGACTGCAAATCTGATGCAATCTTTCTCGAGTCTTCAGTGTTGTCAAGCAGAATAAATGTGTCATACCCATGGTTTCTGTAAAATATTGAAAGTGGCATGACGGAATTTTTGTTGTATGCTGGAACTATGTTTAGTGGATTCATGGAAAGATTTGGATCTTTTAGGAATCTGTCAAATGCATTAAGGTACATACAGTCTGCCATTGTTTCAACTATTATGACTGGTCTAGAGTTGAAACCAATTTGCTTGTCAACTACGGACTCTACAAGACCGCGTGATAAGCCATATAATATTGGAATAAGTGTCTGGTCATCTGCATTCCAGTAATCATAATAGATCTTGCTGAGATGTCTTCTCTTGTCCAGTTCTACTACAAGGAGATTTCCTTGAGTGTAATCAAATATCATAAACGGTGAGTGTGTTGCATAAAGTATCTGGTTTGATCCTGCAAGGCCCTTTAGAAGATCTGATATTCCTCTCTGTTGTGCAGGATGCAAGTTTCTTGCAGGCTCGTCAAGTAATAGTATTGCCTCTTTTAGTTCTGCCTTTTGAGTCTCAGCTGCAAAGTTTACAATAAATGAGAAAGTCCACTTGAATCCTTCTGCTCTTCTGTTTAACAGTCCTGTGTTTGTTACTGTTCCATCCCTGTGAACATCTGATATTACTACACTCAAGACATTTCCTGGGTTCCATCGCAGCTCTACATGTATTGGGTCTCCCTTCCATGCAGGGTTTAGTCTCTCACTGAGTCTTCTGCTTGATGTGTTCAATAATTTTATCAATCGAGATGGGCTGTTTTGCACCTCTTCGAGTTTCTGTGCATCAAGTTCTGCAAGATAAAACAAGTTGTTTACAGTCTCAGCCTTGTCAAACTCTTCAACATACTCTAATCCCTTTGCTCTGATTCCTTTGATTTCTCTGAGGAATTCTTCAAGGTCGATATTACCAAGTATCTTCTTGTAATCTGAAAAATAGACAAACCTTGGATGAAGCTTGTCCTCTATGAAATTGTCAAGTGCGGAGCGCTCGTTTGTTCCAATCAACATGTTGTCAAATATGCTCTCCAAGTCTCTGTAAATCTCTCTCCATTCTGCAATTACTTGGGGCTCTTGAGAAGCAATCAGGTATACATTGTTGTTAAATTCTGCCATCATGTCCATGAAGACTTCTCTTGTTCTTGGTGCTGGGGCATCTAGGAACTTGGTATCAATTCTAATTCTTATTGGGTTTGGCATGGCCAAGACAAAAGATCTGATTCTATCAACAAAATTTTCCCAGGAGTTGAGCCTTTTACTTGCATCTCCACTTATCTTGACTTCACCAAAATCATACTGGACTCGGGGATTCTTGTTTGTCCTGTAGATTGTCATTTTTCGTATGTCTTGTAGATTTGGAAACTTTTCTCGAATGAGTGTAGTCTCTTTCTCGTTTAGTACAAACTCTCCCTCCGCAAGTCTTACTTCTGACTTTAACTCCTCTGTCATTTCATCACAGAGGTCCAATTCGGAAAGTTTTGCATCCTTGTTAAGTAATGTGAGCGCCTCTAGGATTGTTGTCTTACCACTCTCATTTCGTCCAACAAATGCTGCAAGATCACCAACCTTGATCTCTCCTGAATCATGAATGCAACGATAACCTTGAACTCTAAACTTTCTAAGTCGCATCTAGCGGCTATTGCCTTGGCTATGATTTAACTTATTCGTCAAATTTGTTAATTAGATCTTTTTCGACCAAATAGATATATGGGAACCAGCGAGGTTATACTGTAATTGGCAGTAAAAAAAATTGCTTATCTTGTTTTTGTATTTCCTGTGATTGCATCACTTGTGTTTGGTGGATATGTGTTATCTGATGTTTTAGGACAACCAGACAGACAACTAAACATGTGGCAATTCAAACCGACAGCTCACTTTGAGCAGCAAGGTGATTCTACAATAAGATTTACCAATCTTGTAACTAATTACACTGTATCAACTCCAATGAACTTTAGAGTGATGGTAAATGATACAAGCTTTGATTGTGGTGACTTGTATCTTACAATTTACAATCCAAGTACATCTCCACAACAAATAGTTGTACAACATGCTTACTTTTCACAATGCTTTACACAAGGCAACTCTGACATGCCAATCCAGGATACCTTTAATCCTGTGATTGACAAGGCTGGCATCTATGAGATTCAAGCAGAAATGAAAGACAAGGCATATGAGAAAAGCATCAGTGTCAAGGCGGACTTTAGGGTACAGTAAATACGACTTTAAAAAATTATATGTTATTATACAGCACAGGTCTCTGTAATAAAGGGAGTATTTTCATCTAGTGAATAATTATGGCTAAAAAAGAAAAGAAATCATCTAAAAAAGACGAGGAAAAACCAGTCAAGGCAAAAAAGGAATTAAAATCTACAAAACTTGAAGATGAGAAACTAAAGAAAAAAGGCAAAGCTGAGAAAAATGCCGAGCTAACTGAAGAAGAACTAGAGGCAATTGATGAGAAGGAGATTGAGAATTTCCAAATTGAAGGCCTTGATATGGAGAAGCTCAAGACTACAGTTCTTGGTCTTGTGGCAAAGCGTGGTGATAACGGCATGTTCCAAAGTGAACTGTGGAAGAAACTCAAACTTTCAAGCAGAGATGGCTCTAGACTTGCACTAAAACTTGAGAGAGAGCACCTTGTAAAAAGAGAAAAGATTCTTGAGGATGGCAGATGGACATACAAGCTAAAGATTGCACATACTCCAGTAACAACACAATCAATAGAATCTGCACCATGTTTGATATGTCCTGTCGAGTCCAAGTGTACAGTAGATGGAGAGATTAGCCCTAGAACTTGTCCATTGATTGAACAATGGGTGATAACAGAACTTTCTAACAAGAAGGCAAAGAAATGAAACTACTTGATGCAAGGCGTGACTTGTATAGGAGACTGGCCCACAAGGAAGGGTATAGGAGCAGAGCTGCATACAAGCTAAAAGAACTTAATACATCTTATAGAATAATCGGTCCTGGATTTTTTGTCTTGGATCTTGGGTGCTCACCTGGTGGATGGACTCAGGTTGCACAAGAACTTGCTGGAAACAAGGGACAAGTTATGGGAATTGACAAGTCATATGTTGAAGAAATTCCTGGTGCGAATATCATACGGGGTGACATTGAAGATGAATCAGTTGTGGAGCAAATTTTTGAATACTTTGGAGGAAAAATTAATGCTGTAATTTGTGACTTGTCTCCAAATGTAACTGGAGTTTGGGATGTTGATCACAGCAGACAAATTTCTTTGAACTATGCTGCAAGCAAGATAATGGATCAAGTGTTGGCAAAAAAAGGAAATGCCTTGTTCAAGGTCTTTGACGGACAATACTCGATAGAGTTTCGAGATTATATCAAGAAAAAATTTGCCAAGGTTCAGCTAAGAAAACCGCAGGCAAGTAGAAAGTCTAGCAGTGAGCTATACTATGTCTGTCTTGGATATCTAGGGAACTAGAGCCAAAATCTCGTC encodes:
- a CDS encoding RlmE family RNA methyltransferase, with protein sequence MKLLDARRDLYRRLAHKEGYRSRAAYKLKELNTSYRIIGPGFFVLDLGCSPGGWTQVAQELAGNKGQVMGIDKSYVEEIPGANIIRGDIEDESVVEQIFEYFGGKINAVICDLSPNVTGVWDVDHSRQISLNYAASKIMDQVLAKKGNALFKVFDGQYSIEFRDYIKKKFAKVQLRKPQASRKSSSELYYVCLGYLGN
- a CDS encoding AAA family ATPase, whose protein sequence is MRLRKFRVQGYRCIHDSGEIKVGDLAAFVGRNESGKTTILEALTLLNKDAKLSELDLCDEMTEELKSEVRLAEGEFVLNEKETTLIREKFPNLQDIRKMTIYRTNKNPRVQYDFGEVKISGDASKRLNSWENFVDRIRSFVLAMPNPIRIRIDTKFLDAPAPRTREVFMDMMAEFNNNVYLIASQEPQVIAEWREIYRDLESIFDNMLIGTNERSALDNFIEDKLHPRFVYFSDYKKILGNIDLEEFLREIKGIRAKGLEYVEEFDKAETVNNLFYLAELDAQKLEEVQNSPSRLIKLLNTSSRRLSERLNPAWKGDPIHVELRWNPGNVLSVVISDVHRDGTVTNTGLLNRRAEGFKWTFSFIVNFAAETQKAELKEAILLLDEPARNLHPAQQRGISDLLKGLAGSNQILYATHSPFMIFDYTQGNLLVVELDKRRHLSKIYYDYWNADDQTLIPILYGLSRGLVESVVDKQIGFNSRPVIIVETMADCMYLNAFDRFLKDPNLSMNPLNIVPAYNKNSVMPLSIFYRNHGYDTFILLDNTEDSRKIASDLQSNEFKSVQMVFFELAGQPKLYIEDLLIDEDYLYAVNQTYEVKLRKEGYTTLTKDQVASKGKKSIIDNLNEIWKENQHLGWDTFDREDICRYICEKIVLDETDFLSDKTKDQFRSLYRLIAERIRQNQNLGNTNIFKH
- a CDS encoding helix-turn-helix transcriptional regulator, which gives rise to MAKKEKKSSKKDEEKPVKAKKELKSTKLEDEKLKKKGKAEKNAELTEEELEAIDEKEIENFQIEGLDMEKLKTTVLGLVAKRGDNGMFQSELWKKLKLSSRDGSRLALKLEREHLVKREKILEDGRWTYKLKIAHTPVTTQSIESAPCLICPVESKCTVDGEISPRTCPLIEQWVITELSNKKAKK
- a CDS encoding MG2 domain-containing protein, with product MSNVLLKSAIIFTLIVASIFAASSIHQSYAAPSFVTVTANTDNGKTVLSITNSPSNTADIVSFSLQINGDGVFKSYKVDGWNGNKMSPNTLAFSATNPLKPGDTLSIEIKTDQQSPVLTWKSSDANGQDRETGQIGAQQSENNQGSTQTQQQTGNQGENNQGSTQTQQQTQTTTQPPPPPNGILDSSVFRIIPATPAPGSHIRVLGYGFSSSASLDLYAGSDKIDSFSSNDKGNFVTTVVLPGSEQQGAINFVLKDQQGNQKSFSTNIRAPAKGNHGSVVEIPLTLNIDPIYHRGDTKTISGTATAGTTVTLTLYDSKGNPITTSAVQADKSGQYSMQDSVPIDREFGKYSVTASDGKNQVTKQYSIVSTHSVVVSTTAQRYETGQTLVINGTSISNQPVDFTISDPTGQQVYSKDANVTSSGTVSATYKIPDSAIKGTYTINVSQGSDTVVLFVGIGEDPSYPITATLDKLSYQNTDKPVIRVTGPQSSTLNLVIVDPSDKQKFADIINLGTDGQATYSFNLTSYTPGIYSAVVSHAEEKIEKEFAVGLAVGPGKITLSTVKDSYMPGDNIIIIGTANANSLLQLSLTDPNGLIIKSIQTFSDKTGHFSSFDFKIPSVSTPGTWKLDASSGVSHTAMQLVVKSSTQGITVHLDRLSGIYSRGDLITISGTDAGITTPVTVTIGSNSTNVDSLPTSSTNRGDYTTIWQVPRNVNPGQYTITATSITGKATIGVTIQ
- a CDS encoding adenine phosphoribosyltransferase — its product is MNLKDIIAEIPDFPKKGILFRDISPVLRDPAALSLVVDELAKVIHPSEVDVFAGIESRGFPLACALALRYNKGMIMIRKQGKLPGVTHKVSYNIEYGTAVMEIQANALKKGQKVYICDDLLATGGTAKAAAKLVEKVGGQVSGFVFIIELTDLKGSKAIKDYKYNALVKY